In Myxococcus stipitatus, the following are encoded in one genomic region:
- a CDS encoding AraC family transcriptional regulator, with product MTSSHRVKRSPRSARPGPWMGRLFFGPQRLMYAGPMAPTAPHAHPTFQVMVSLGEPVRLRDALQREVDCPWAIIPPDVEHTVVHGALAVVLLHVPAEGLAGRRLRTLGMGAGAEEWLRAGELLRACGIDRLPVRWAEAEAQTRALLSRLEANVGAPPPTHPAVKKLLRLLPESLDGDVRLSALAPQVGLSVGRLSHLFRAEVGFALRPYILWLRLHRAAEHLQRGGTLTEAAHAAGFTDSAHLNHAFRRTLGLNPSEIVGVVQWVRPPSG from the coding sequence ATGACTTCCTCTCACCGCGTCAAGCGAAGCCCCCGGTCCGCTCGCCCTGGCCCCTGGATGGGGCGGCTGTTCTTCGGCCCTCAGCGGCTGATGTACGCGGGGCCCATGGCGCCCACGGCGCCGCACGCGCATCCCACGTTCCAGGTGATGGTGTCGCTGGGGGAGCCGGTGCGCCTGAGGGATGCGCTCCAGCGCGAGGTGGACTGCCCGTGGGCCATCATCCCCCCGGATGTCGAGCACACCGTGGTCCATGGCGCGCTCGCGGTGGTGTTGCTGCATGTGCCCGCGGAGGGGCTGGCGGGGCGGCGGCTTCGCACGTTGGGGATGGGGGCGGGCGCGGAGGAGTGGCTGAGGGCGGGGGAGCTGCTGCGCGCCTGTGGAATCGACCGGTTGCCGGTGCGCTGGGCGGAGGCGGAGGCGCAGACGCGGGCCTTGTTGTCGAGGCTCGAGGCGAACGTGGGCGCTCCGCCTCCCACGCACCCGGCGGTGAAGAAGCTGCTGCGGCTCCTGCCGGAGTCCCTGGACGGCGACGTGCGCCTGTCCGCGCTGGCGCCCCAGGTGGGGTTGTCCGTGGGGCGGCTGTCGCATCTGTTCCGCGCCGAGGTGGGCTTCGCGCTGCGCCCGTACATCCTCTGGCTGCGGTTGCACCGCGCCGCCGAGCACCTCCAGCGCGGCGGCACGCTCACGGAGGCCGCACACGCCGCGGGCTTCACCGACAGCGCGCACCTGAACCACGCGTTCCGAAGGACGCTGGGGCTGAATCCCTCGGAGATAGTGGGCGTGGTCCAGTGGGTGCGCCCACCGTCGGGATAG
- a CDS encoding S41 family peptidase: MSGRPPAALNVVRRFVVGRQTRRFEDGPTHHAVVVAGLLCLTAMLPAGLGVEMADPPVQTEDLLLPQMDALRLRAEGGRASLPQRTLNSFFTCVQGVFTMRARILLSLALWLGGFVGVGCHDAEEGSAPPIEPGVFAQPIGHLATMLESHYLYQDVGQRYATLLRNNLSQGVYRDVTDRAELATRLTSDLQAAAADGHLRVIVTSGGPGGPGGGPPRPPPISEARWLSEGVAYIRFHGFPGDPDTVQAVERFLKEHASARTLIIDARTHGGGGPREMNVLFSYLFGEETVMVYMDTPTRNLELNCFPPPDATLRQKEGPEGIRRLEHVSFPKADEPGLFDAQVFYLTSKRTASAAEHLALALKRTGRATLVGETTGGANHFSCLQSMGDELGVVLPVGRTVDPDTGEDWEQVGVKPHIQVPADNALDEVLRRIQ; encoded by the coding sequence ATGAGTGGGCGTCCGCCTGCGGCTTTGAACGTCGTGCGGAGATTCGTGGTTGGGAGACAGACGCGGCGGTTTGAGGATGGACCGACTCACCATGCCGTGGTGGTGGCGGGGCTCCTCTGTCTCACCGCCATGCTTCCGGCGGGGCTCGGTGTCGAGATGGCGGACCCGCCAGTCCAGACGGAGGACCTCCTCCTCCCTCAAATGGATGCCCTCCGCCTCCGCGCCGAGGGCGGTCGCGCTTCCCTTCCTCAGCGCACTCTGAATTCGTTCTTCACCTGTGTTCAAGGAGTCTTCACGATGAGAGCCAGGATATTGCTGTCACTTGCACTGTGGTTGGGTGGTTTCGTTGGAGTGGGTTGCCACGACGCCGAGGAGGGCTCGGCGCCACCCATTGAGCCCGGAGTCTTCGCGCAGCCCATTGGACACCTCGCGACGATGTTGGAGTCGCATTATCTCTACCAAGACGTCGGCCAGCGGTACGCCACCCTGCTGCGGAACAATCTCTCTCAAGGCGTCTATCGGGATGTCACGGACCGGGCCGAGCTGGCCACCCGATTGACGTCGGACCTCCAGGCGGCCGCCGCGGATGGGCACCTGCGAGTCATTGTCACCAGCGGGGGGCCGGGCGGGCCCGGTGGGGGGCCTCCCAGGCCTCCGCCCATCTCGGAAGCCCGGTGGCTGTCGGAGGGCGTGGCCTATATCCGCTTCCATGGCTTCCCGGGCGACCCCGACACGGTCCAGGCGGTGGAGCGGTTCCTCAAGGAGCATGCGTCGGCCCGGACGCTCATCATCGACGCGCGGACACACGGTGGAGGTGGGCCCCGGGAGATGAACGTCCTGTTCTCCTATCTCTTCGGCGAGGAGACGGTGATGGTCTACATGGACACGCCCACGCGGAACCTGGAGCTCAATTGCTTCCCTCCGCCGGACGCCACGCTGCGGCAGAAAGAGGGCCCGGAGGGCATCCGCCGCCTGGAGCATGTGTCCTTCCCAAAGGCAGACGAGCCGGGCCTGTTCGACGCCCAGGTCTTCTATCTGACGTCGAAGCGGACGGCCTCCGCCGCGGAGCATCTGGCGTTGGCGCTCAAGCGCACGGGCCGCGCCACCCTCGTGGGGGAGACGACGGGAGGTGCCAATCACTTCTCGTGTCTCCAGAGCATGGGGGATGAGCTGGGCGTGGTCCTCCCTGTGGGCCGCACCGTGGACCCGGACACGGGCGAGGACTGGGAGCAGGTGGGCGTCAAGCCTCACATCCAGGTCCCCGCGGACAACGCCTTGGATGAGGTCCTCCGCCGCATCCAGTGA
- a CDS encoding DUF488 domain-containing protein: MTVRIVRLGTPRTAHEGLRIGTVRRPPRGVPAARFASEDWYDVWYPDLAPSPEVVKLGQQANTERDWAVFARKYRAEMAEPHASRTLALLAALSQTADFSVGCYCESEARCHRSVLRELFAERGARME, encoded by the coding sequence ATGACTGTCCGCATCGTCCGCCTGGGCACTCCGCGCACGGCCCATGAGGGGTTGCGTATCGGCACCGTGCGCCGTCCACCTCGCGGTGTCCCCGCGGCGCGCTTCGCCTCCGAGGATTGGTACGACGTCTGGTACCCCGACCTCGCGCCCAGCCCGGAGGTGGTGAAGCTGGGACAGCAGGCGAACACCGAGCGGGACTGGGCGGTGTTCGCCAGGAAGTACCGCGCGGAGATGGCGGAGCCTCATGCCAGCCGAACGCTCGCTCTGCTCGCGGCGCTCTCCCAGACGGCGGACTTCTCCGTGGGCTGTTATTGCGAGAGCGAGGCGCGCTGCCATCGCTCGGTGTTGCGCGAGCTGTTCGCGGAGCGCGGAGCCCGGATGGAGTGA
- a CDS encoding DUF3703 domain-containing protein, which produces MPMNPTLRAAFGDELRAAVEAEARAELPRAWRHLERAHVLSQAFVWPHIVVHWRMLGYGWRRRDVKEMAGQVARVLGAGPASWLGRAPVGNTGGANVGIFTPMPIPDDLRAILDAEG; this is translated from the coding sequence ATGCCGATGAACCCCACGCTGCGCGCCGCCTTCGGGGACGAGCTGCGCGCGGCCGTTGAAGCGGAAGCACGCGCGGAGCTGCCCCGCGCCTGGAGACACCTTGAACGCGCGCACGTGCTCAGCCAGGCCTTCGTGTGGCCGCACATCGTCGTGCACTGGCGGATGCTGGGGTACGGCTGGCGCAGGCGCGACGTGAAGGAGATGGCGGGCCAGGTGGCGCGGGTGCTGGGCGCCGGTCCGGCCTCGTGGCTCGGGCGGGCGCCCGTGGGCAACACCGGAGGGGCGAACGTGGGCATCTTCACGCCGATGCCCATTCCCGACGACCTCCGCGCCATCCTCGACGCGGAAGGTTGA
- a CDS encoding PKD domain-containing protein — protein sequence MIRRQVPGRWKSGFVALSLMLGACGDPGGAEAPQTWASTPSPLVASQIIITPGMVQPDGIRPTLGAYQNLYDEQTLIGDPRGPWTFKPATTWGNVAYNENQYPMGFVIDLGALYDVTQVGVFDTYDNVGRDGYVYFSVGAPGAWTALPRLLTDKWEQWRLVTVGMRTRYLHFARNMDGASNEIVVFGSPAGTAANVPPTASAGLDQTVVLPVSSAQLTGTASDSDGQVVSQQWSQVSGPNSATLSAASTLTATASGLVEGLYEFELRVTDNQGASATSRTKVRVERAISGRGTMTAIEKPANSPGSDYGYILYLPAGYETRDNWPIVFFLHGAEQVGNGKGTELAKVRQVGLPSYYDKNGRDYPFVMVAPQTARNNYWNDWEVQADLNPFIDRILTTYKVNPKRVYLTGLSMGGAGTFAYAGYFPAKLAAAAPVCNGGFGSSLPLGQNIVNANLPIWAVHARDDSLSYSGTAGWFTQIGRAMGMSSTATVMDSYTSPSLDQTAFYRPATNTWQWVDGFMDRDANGQPPERPMIFTLFHTGGHGIWDRVYRDDPRILSWLLAQQRP from the coding sequence GTGATTCGACGGCAGGTTCCTGGACGTTGGAAGTCTGGCTTCGTCGCGCTGTCCCTGATGTTGGGAGCTTGTGGAGACCCTGGAGGAGCAGAGGCGCCCCAGACGTGGGCTTCCACGCCGTCGCCGCTCGTGGCCTCGCAAATCATCATCACGCCTGGCATGGTCCAGCCGGACGGCATCCGGCCGACGCTGGGGGCGTATCAGAATCTCTATGACGAGCAGACGCTGATTGGCGACCCGCGTGGGCCGTGGACCTTCAAGCCCGCCACGACCTGGGGGAACGTCGCGTACAACGAAAACCAGTACCCCATGGGTTTCGTCATCGACCTGGGCGCGCTCTACGACGTGACGCAGGTGGGCGTGTTCGACACCTACGACAACGTGGGCAGGGACGGCTACGTCTACTTCAGCGTGGGGGCCCCGGGGGCCTGGACGGCCCTGCCCAGGCTCCTCACGGACAAGTGGGAGCAGTGGCGGCTGGTCACCGTGGGGATGCGGACGCGCTACCTCCACTTCGCGCGCAACATGGACGGCGCCTCCAATGAAATCGTCGTCTTCGGCTCCCCGGCGGGCACGGCGGCCAACGTTCCTCCCACGGCCTCCGCGGGGCTGGACCAGACGGTGGTGTTGCCCGTGTCGTCCGCGCAGCTGACGGGGACGGCCAGCGACAGCGACGGGCAGGTGGTCTCCCAGCAGTGGTCCCAGGTCTCCGGGCCCAACTCCGCCACGCTCTCCGCCGCGAGCACGCTGACCGCCACGGCGTCGGGGCTGGTGGAGGGGCTCTATGAATTCGAGCTGCGTGTGACGGACAACCAGGGCGCGAGCGCGACTTCGCGCACCAAGGTTCGGGTGGAGCGCGCCATCAGCGGGCGCGGCACCATGACGGCCATCGAGAAGCCGGCCAATTCGCCGGGCAGCGATTATGGCTACATCCTGTACCTGCCGGCGGGCTACGAGACGCGAGACAACTGGCCCATCGTCTTCTTCCTGCACGGCGCGGAGCAGGTGGGCAATGGCAAGGGGACGGAGCTGGCGAAGGTCCGGCAGGTGGGCCTTCCGTCCTACTATGACAAGAATGGCAGGGATTATCCGTTCGTCATGGTGGCGCCGCAAACGGCTCGCAACAACTACTGGAATGATTGGGAGGTCCAGGCCGACCTGAACCCGTTCATCGACCGAATCCTGACGACGTACAAGGTCAACCCGAAGCGGGTGTACCTGACAGGTTTGAGCATGGGCGGGGCGGGGACGTTCGCCTACGCGGGCTACTTCCCGGCGAAGCTGGCGGCGGCGGCGCCCGTCTGCAATGGAGGCTTCGGTTCCTCTCTTCCGCTGGGGCAGAACATCGTGAACGCGAACCTCCCCATCTGGGCGGTCCATGCCCGGGATGACTCACTGTCCTATTCTGGGACGGCGGGCTGGTTCACCCAGATAGGGCGAGCCATGGGCATGTCCAGCACGGCGACCGTCATGGATTCGTATACCTCCCCGAGTCTCGACCAGACGGCGTTCTACCGGCCGGCGACGAACACGTGGCAGTGGGTGGATGGCTTCATGGACCGTGACGCGAATGGCCAACCGCCCGAGCGGCCGATGATTTTCACGCTCTTCCATACGGGCGGCCACGGCATCTGGGACCGCGTCTATCGAGACGACCCGCGGATTCTGAGTTGGCTGCTCGCGCAACAGCGCCCTTGA
- a CDS encoding M28 family peptidase: MRPSLLASLTLLCVAAFDAAAQPVVSPLGPISPTTGLVLRDDIVRALIHESSGDRIHDHVQRLSLLARDTQEGYAEAARWTEAAAKAAGLQDVRQEPMATGPQWSATRGELWVSAPHRYKVTSHADLPMSLPIGSGDFEGTNLELVDVDTGALDTEYAGKDVKGKVVLTRGRPTLALREAVVKRGAVGVLSSYSTPPWNQPHRLDGDFPDQVGWARVPSALFPKGTPTPFVFMLSDRQARELRAQLQAGPVKMDVSVAVKQVEGHYSIVSGVIPGTLPGEEVVLTAHLDHYKPGADDNASGSATVLEMVRTYTTLIQRGVLPPPVRTVRVLWLPEFEGTRHWFTQHASDPVRRVANFNFDMLGAHLSRVHSRFAISATPDWNASFVNAVSESTVAFMNRFNGVKYPPRRDFYIGSATGSRDALNARVERYGRGSDHQLFNDHGIPGVAFSTWPDDAYHTSGDRPENVDPTQLHRAAFAGLASVTVAAWADASNALELARLVNLHGVRRVANDEFNARQSLAATPTPKLPGLYRLARASVRAAYQREREALRSCLPLGAPAAPVQTLTRLLETSEAQALERLESDAKARGASTREPAPTEAERRARSVIPRRVKGQELTPFDDAADHAGPQDKARVEAVQAAMKAATAALREQGEDELRFYELADAIASYANGKRSVADIRDAAYAEYGHAFPVEALLDLFGLLEQRGIMTTVR, translated from the coding sequence ATGCGGCCCTCCCTCCTCGCCTCCCTCACCCTCCTCTGCGTCGCGGCATTCGATGCCGCGGCTCAACCCGTGGTGTCCCCCTTGGGGCCCATCTCACCGACCACGGGGCTGGTCCTCCGGGATGACATCGTCCGCGCCCTCATCCACGAGAGCTCCGGCGACCGCATCCACGACCACGTGCAGCGGCTGTCCCTCCTCGCGCGCGACACCCAGGAAGGCTACGCCGAGGCCGCGCGGTGGACGGAGGCCGCCGCCAAGGCCGCGGGGCTCCAGGACGTGCGCCAGGAGCCCATGGCGACCGGCCCCCAGTGGTCCGCCACCCGCGGCGAGCTCTGGGTCTCCGCGCCCCACCGGTACAAGGTCACCTCCCACGCCGACCTCCCCATGTCCCTGCCCATTGGCAGCGGCGACTTCGAGGGGACGAACCTGGAGCTGGTGGACGTGGACACCGGCGCGCTCGACACGGAGTACGCGGGCAAGGACGTGAAGGGGAAGGTCGTCCTCACGCGAGGGCGCCCCACCCTCGCGCTGCGCGAGGCGGTGGTGAAGCGCGGCGCCGTGGGGGTCCTGTCGTCCTACTCGACGCCGCCCTGGAACCAGCCTCACCGGCTGGATGGCGACTTCCCGGACCAGGTGGGCTGGGCCCGCGTCCCGTCCGCGCTCTTCCCCAAGGGCACCCCCACCCCCTTCGTGTTCATGCTCTCGGACCGCCAGGCCCGCGAGCTGCGCGCGCAACTCCAGGCGGGCCCGGTGAAGATGGACGTGAGCGTCGCGGTGAAGCAGGTGGAGGGCCACTACAGCATCGTCAGTGGCGTCATCCCCGGCACCCTCCCCGGAGAGGAAGTGGTCCTCACCGCGCACCTGGACCACTACAAGCCCGGCGCCGATGACAACGCCTCGGGCTCCGCCACCGTGCTGGAGATGGTGCGCACGTACACCACGCTCATCCAGCGCGGCGTGTTGCCTCCACCGGTGCGCACCGTGCGCGTGCTGTGGCTGCCGGAGTTCGAGGGCACCCGCCACTGGTTCACCCAGCACGCCTCGGACCCGGTGCGGCGCGTGGCCAACTTCAACTTCGACATGCTCGGCGCGCACCTGTCCCGCGTCCACTCGCGCTTCGCCATCTCCGCCACGCCCGACTGGAACGCCAGCTTCGTGAACGCCGTGAGCGAGTCCACCGTCGCCTTCATGAACCGCTTCAACGGGGTGAAGTACCCGCCTCGCCGGGACTTCTACATCGGCTCCGCCACCGGCTCGCGAGACGCGCTGAACGCCCGCGTCGAACGCTATGGCCGAGGCTCGGACCATCAGCTCTTCAACGACCACGGCATCCCCGGGGTGGCCTTCTCCACCTGGCCCGATGACGCCTACCACACCAGCGGCGACCGGCCGGAGAACGTGGACCCCACCCAGCTCCACCGCGCCGCCTTCGCGGGCCTGGCCTCCGTCACCGTCGCCGCATGGGCCGATGCCTCGAACGCGCTGGAGCTGGCCCGCCTGGTCAACCTGCACGGCGTGCGGCGCGTGGCGAACGACGAGTTCAACGCCCGACAGAGCCTGGCCGCCACCCCCACCCCGAAGCTCCCTGGCCTCTATCGCCTGGCCCGCGCCTCCGTGCGCGCCGCGTACCAGCGGGAGCGCGAGGCCCTGCGCTCCTGCCTGCCCCTGGGCGCACCCGCCGCCCCCGTGCAGACCCTGACCCGGCTGCTGGAGACGAGCGAGGCCCAGGCCCTGGAGCGGCTGGAGTCGGACGCCAAGGCCCGCGGCGCATCCACTCGGGAACCCGCTCCCACCGAGGCCGAACGCCGCGCTCGGAGTGTCATCCCCCGCCGCGTGAAGGGCCAGGAGCTGACGCCCTTCGACGACGCGGCGGACCACGCGGGCCCCCAGGACAAGGCCCGGGTAGAGGCCGTGCAGGCGGCCATGAAGGCGGCCACCGCCGCCCTGCGCGAGCAAGGCGAAGACGAGCTGCGCTTCTATGAGCTGGCCGACGCCATCGCCAGCTACGCCAACGGCAAGCGCTCCGTCGCCGACATCCGCGACGCCGCCTACGCCGAGTACGGCCACGCCTTCCCCGTCGAGGCCCTCCTGGACCTCTTTGGACTGCTGGAGCAGCGGGGTATCATGACGACTGTCCGCTAA
- a CDS encoding zinc-dependent metalloprotease → MFKRAAVLAVSCGALMAGCGTEGGEAQAPSENEEIIANLVEAGFPSNDIMVVEGAVYVGRDAHVTLEASREMLQPMPLSMEQYRTTNLVSSTKTKICINPTAGFNSYTRLSQGLDLAIANYNGQSLTFKMARGPTTGCSANITAQTMSGTGGSAGFPSGGNPYGTINIGTGLNTYSVDVNEHVITHELGHAIGFRHSDYYNRAISCGSGGNEGAAGVGAIHIPNTPTTATVGGSIMNSCFRSTETGEWTSSDLTALNALY, encoded by the coding sequence ATGTTCAAGAGAGCGGCAGTTCTCGCGGTGAGCTGTGGCGCGCTGATGGCTGGTTGCGGCACCGAGGGTGGCGAGGCCCAGGCCCCTTCCGAGAACGAGGAGATCATCGCCAACCTGGTCGAGGCGGGCTTCCCGTCCAATGACATCATGGTGGTGGAGGGCGCCGTCTACGTGGGCCGCGACGCGCACGTGACGCTCGAGGCGTCTCGCGAGATGCTCCAGCCCATGCCGTTGAGCATGGAGCAGTACCGGACGACCAACCTGGTTTCGTCCACCAAGACGAAGATCTGCATCAACCCCACGGCCGGCTTCAACTCCTACACCCGGCTGAGCCAGGGTCTGGACCTGGCCATCGCCAACTACAACGGGCAGTCACTGACCTTCAAGATGGCGCGTGGGCCGACCACGGGCTGCAGCGCGAACATCACGGCGCAGACCATGTCCGGCACGGGCGGCTCCGCGGGCTTCCCGTCGGGTGGCAACCCCTACGGGACCATCAACATCGGCACGGGCCTGAACACCTACAGCGTGGACGTGAACGAGCACGTCATCACGCACGAGCTGGGTCACGCCATCGGCTTCCGTCACTCTGACTACTACAACCGCGCCATCAGCTGCGGCAGCGGCGGCAACGAGGGCGCCGCGGGCGTGGGCGCCATCCACATCCCCAACACGCCGACGACGGCGACGGTGGGCGGCTCCATCATGAACTCCTGCTTCCGCTCGACGGAGACGGGTGAGTGGACGAGCAGCGACCTCACGGCGCTGAACGCCCTCTACTAA
- a CDS encoding cytochrome-c peroxidase produces the protein MTRNRWAALGTAALVVSCSDSEERTVPKGTEETAQHQQEMVISRVQNPPPASDLVNLPGDLRAIAVPRPSNLSDFVKDEQAAIALGKALFWDMQVGSDGKTACATCHFRAGADPRSKNQLSPGLKHDVAPDLTFTTGGPNHQLVASDFPLTRLLVPGVRGALDPETDSNDVVSSQGVPWLTAGMDPEGFSLGLVKTRRVEPRNTPTVINAVFNHRQFWDGRAENVFNGVNALGTRDPNAKVLRAADPWVDPVEVRVELANASLASQAVAPILSDLEMAAPGRTALDVARALSRRTRKMARHLDPVRPLGHQLVDPTDSVLGGLSRWPLKGLEVASYNRMVKDAFHEVWWKSRRLIQVAPDGSKTLVWSADDNPATEEYTLLEYNFSLFFGLALQMYQSTLIADDTPWDRFRREHPDATDPALNPWVNTSPTHISRQALFGAHLFNDRTRGPTNIRCSNCHESAELTDASVRRVSAAVNGPVRNRDGNVIDKGFNNIGIRPTSDDLGAGGSDAFGPLSHAKRLFPGALPASYDGAAVSKGFGVEGAFKVPSLRNVALTAPYFHNGDAHTLREAVELYSRGGNVAPVAQRDGTPIEPLGVPVLAVDEVDALVAWLETLTDARVLYRRAPFDHPQLFVPNGHVGDSTWLEDATGDGFADDVMLEIPAVGAAGGAPLPGFLEGAFGPVTPPLLP, from the coding sequence ATGACGAGAAATCGGTGGGCCGCGCTAGGGACGGCGGCCCTGGTGGTGTCGTGTAGTGACTCGGAAGAGCGGACGGTTCCAAAGGGCACGGAGGAGACAGCCCAACACCAGCAGGAGATGGTCATCTCCCGCGTGCAGAATCCTCCTCCCGCCAGCGACCTGGTCAACCTGCCAGGAGACTTGCGCGCGATTGCGGTGCCCCGTCCCTCCAACCTGTCTGACTTCGTGAAGGACGAACAGGCGGCCATCGCGTTGGGCAAGGCGCTCTTCTGGGACATGCAGGTGGGCAGCGACGGGAAGACCGCCTGCGCCACCTGTCACTTCCGGGCGGGCGCGGACCCCCGGTCGAAGAATCAACTCAGCCCCGGGCTCAAGCACGACGTCGCTCCGGACCTGACCTTCACCACCGGCGGACCCAACCACCAACTCGTGGCGTCGGACTTCCCGTTGACGCGTCTGCTCGTGCCAGGTGTACGCGGTGCGTTGGACCCGGAGACGGACAGCAATGATGTCGTCTCCTCGCAGGGCGTGCCCTGGTTGACGGCGGGGATGGACCCGGAGGGGTTCAGCCTGGGCCTGGTGAAGACGCGCCGTGTCGAGCCGCGCAACACGCCGACGGTCATCAACGCGGTCTTCAACCACCGTCAGTTCTGGGATGGGCGCGCGGAGAATGTCTTCAACGGGGTGAATGCCCTGGGCACCCGGGACCCGAACGCGAAGGTGCTCCGCGCGGCGGACCCGTGGGTGGACCCCGTCGAGGTGCGCGTGGAGCTCGCCAACGCGAGCCTGGCGTCCCAGGCGGTGGCCCCCATCTTGAGTGATTTGGAGATGGCCGCGCCGGGACGCACGGCGCTGGATGTGGCCCGGGCGCTGTCGCGGCGGACGCGGAAGATGGCCCGGCACCTGGACCCGGTGCGTCCCCTGGGGCACCAGCTGGTGGACCCGACGGACAGCGTGCTGGGTGGGCTGAGCCGGTGGCCACTGAAGGGGCTCGAGGTCGCCTCGTACAACCGGATGGTGAAGGACGCCTTCCACGAGGTCTGGTGGAAGTCCCGGCGCCTCATCCAGGTGGCTCCGGACGGGAGCAAGACCCTCGTCTGGTCCGCGGACGACAACCCCGCGACCGAGGAGTACACGCTGCTGGAGTACAACTTCAGCCTGTTCTTCGGGCTCGCGCTCCAGATGTACCAGTCGACGCTCATCGCGGATGACACGCCGTGGGACCGCTTCCGCCGCGAGCATCCGGACGCCACCGACCCGGCCCTGAACCCGTGGGTCAACACGAGCCCCACGCACATCAGCCGTCAGGCCCTCTTCGGCGCGCACCTCTTCAACGACCGCACGCGCGGCCCCACCAACATCCGGTGCTCCAACTGCCACGAGTCCGCCGAGCTGACGGATGCCTCGGTCCGCCGCGTCAGCGCCGCGGTCAACGGGCCGGTGCGCAACCGCGACGGCAACGTCATCGACAAGGGATTCAACAACATCGGCATCCGGCCGACCTCGGATGACCTGGGCGCGGGAGGCAGCGATGCCTTCGGTCCGCTGTCACACGCCAAGCGTCTGTTCCCCGGCGCGCTCCCCGCGAGCTACGACGGCGCCGCCGTGTCCAAGGGCTTCGGCGTCGAGGGCGCGTTCAAGGTGCCCTCGCTCCGCAACGTCGCGCTCACCGCGCCATACTTCCACAACGGGGATGCCCACACGCTGCGCGAGGCCGTGGAGCTGTACAGTCGCGGCGGCAACGTGGCCCCCGTCGCCCAGCGCGATGGCACCCCCATCGAGCCCCTGGGTGTGCCCGTGCTGGCGGTGGACGAAGTGGATGCACTCGTCGCGTGGCTGGAGACCCTCACGGATGCACGCGTGCTGTACCGGCGCGCGCCGTTCGACCACCCCCAGCTCTTCGTTCCCAACGGGCACGTGGGTGACTCGACGTGGCTGGAGGACGCGACGGGGGATGGCTTCGCGGACGACGTGATGCTGGAGATTCCCGCGGTGGGCGCGGCGGGTGGCGCGCCGCTGCCGGGCTTCCTCGAGGGAGCCTTCGGCCCGGTGACTCCGCCGCTCCTGCCCTGA
- a CDS encoding serine protease, translated as MTHKPLGSIITPWGLCLTGTALVGLLACGRDAVPEEPPVCGPSPRQAKVTGYLQCGPTLDFTPVNRYQGEFADAVAREDAVVLIGGSCTGTLIQASSGPVVLTAGHCVGLGDRPLVVFNHEEEPDGPDLVTEGTVIEQSLQPDYALLRLDVVPDVVPIPLTLEPSDRLAIIQHPRGRPKVIAEGRFAGACNQLVYYSDLDTLVGSSGAGVLNRQGHLLGVHTDGDCNENGRGTNRGWTAEVIVEASEYLQDIDLIGR; from the coding sequence ATGACGCATAAGCCCCTCGGCTCCATCATCACCCCCTGGGGCTTGTGCCTCACGGGCACCGCGCTCGTGGGCCTCCTGGCCTGTGGTCGAGACGCGGTGCCCGAAGAGCCTCCCGTCTGCGGTCCCAGCCCCCGCCAGGCCAAGGTCACCGGCTATCTCCAGTGTGGACCGACGCTCGATTTCACCCCCGTCAATCGCTACCAGGGTGAGTTCGCTGACGCCGTGGCCCGGGAAGACGCCGTCGTCCTGATTGGAGGCAGCTGCACCGGCACGCTGATTCAAGCCAGCTCCGGCCCCGTCGTGCTCACCGCCGGCCATTGCGTCGGGTTGGGAGACCGTCCCCTGGTGGTCTTCAACCACGAGGAGGAGCCCGACGGTCCGGACCTGGTGACGGAGGGCACGGTCATCGAACAATCGCTCCAGCCCGACTACGCGCTCCTCCGGCTCGACGTGGTTCCCGACGTCGTCCCCATCCCGCTGACGCTCGAGCCGAGCGACCGGCTGGCCATCATCCAGCACCCCCGAGGGCGCCCCAAGGTCATCGCCGAGGGCCGCTTCGCGGGCGCATGCAACCAGCTCGTCTACTACTCGGACCTCGACACCCTGGTCGGCAGCTCGGGCGCCGGCGTGCTCAACCGCCAGGGCCATCTGCTCGGCGTGCACACCGACGGCGACTGCAACGAGAACGGGCGAGGCACCAACCGGGGCTGGACGGCCGAGGTGATTGTCGAGGCCTCCGAGTACCTCCAGGACATCGACCTCATCGGCCGGTAG